From Bactrocera neohumeralis isolate Rockhampton unplaced genomic scaffold, APGP_CSIRO_Bneo_wtdbg2-racon-allhic-juicebox.fasta_v2 ctg7250, whole genome shotgun sequence, one genomic window encodes:
- the LOC126767507 gene encoding uncharacterized protein LOC126767507, with protein MASSVTPTAPNSAHSQQRTRQEEEAKGAVAAPATLTLAAVQGTRLQQCAEERDKNGLLAGSFFVGNIELIKLKDRTRREGGLQSEFQRNARMLVFQDGVAVRQGATGTITVASVASPTMYDIRQSVYGRFSQVL; from the coding sequence ATGGCGAGCTCCGTAACGCCTACAGCACCGAACAGCGCTCACTCGCAGCAGCGCACCCGTCAGGAAGAGGAGGCGAAAGGCGCCGTAGCGGCCCCCGCAACGCTGACACTAGCCGCGGTTCAAGGAACAAGACTGCAGCAGTGTGCCGAGGAGCGCGACAAAAACGGTCTTTTGGCTGGTTCCTTCTTTGTTGGCAACATTGAACTGATCAAGCTCAAAGACCGGACGCGTCGCGAAGGTGGACTGCAGAGCGAATTTCAACGGAACGCTCGCATGCTGGTCTTTCAGGACGGCGTCGCCGTCCGCCAAGGGGCGACGGGCACCATCACGGTGGCCTCCGTGGCGAGCCCAACCATGTACGACATTCGGCAATCAGTCTACGGGCG